One Terriglobales bacterium genomic region harbors:
- a CDS encoding DUF503 domain-containing protein → MIAFLTLELRIEAAHSLKDKRQVVRSLKDRLRAGFNVAVAELEQNDLWQRATIGVVSISSSRDYLRGLLENVERSATRIANNAGAEVTDSFIEYF, encoded by the coding sequence GTGATTGCATTTCTAACTCTCGAGCTTCGCATCGAAGCCGCGCACTCCCTCAAGGACAAGCGTCAGGTTGTGCGCAGTCTCAAGGACAGGCTGCGCGCCGGTTTCAATGTCGCGGTGGCAGAATTGGAGCAAAACGATCTTTGGCAGCGCGCCACCATCGGCGTGGTCAGCATCTCCAGCTCACGCGATTACCTCCGCGGCCTGCTGGAGAACGTGGAGCGCTCCGCCACAAGAATTGCCAATAACGCGGGAGCGGAAGTCACCGATTCTTTCATCGAATACTTCTAG
- the rbfA gene encoding 30S ribosome-binding factor RbfA: MERRNAQHHYDRLGETLREEISAMIEGELTDPRIGLATVTEVKMSPDGKAAHISVSVSGDDKEIEQTLLGLNAARSYIRRQLLDRLRIRHAPDLFFHLDRSQQYETRIDELLRRVKKRSQ; the protein is encoded by the coding sequence ATGGAAAGACGCAACGCCCAACATCACTATGACCGTCTCGGGGAAACCCTTCGCGAGGAAATCTCCGCCATGATCGAGGGCGAACTCACCGACCCGCGCATCGGCCTGGCCACCGTCACCGAGGTCAAGATGTCGCCCGACGGCAAGGCCGCGCACATTTCCGTCAGCGTCTCGGGGGACGACAAGGAAATTGAGCAGACGCTGCTCGGGCTTAACGCAGCCCGCAGTTACATTCGCCGCCAGCTTTTGGACCGTTTAAGGATTCGTCATGCGCCCGATTTGTTTTTTCATCTGGACAGGTCGCAACAGTACGAGACTAGAATTGACGAGCTACTGCGGCGCGTGAAGAAGCGGAGCCAATGA
- a CDS encoding bifunctional oligoribonuclease/PAP phosphatase NrnA, which produces MGDTLNAILQEIGRRNRFVLTSHARPDGDAIGSVLACCEILKRMGKQAEVVLNGAVPHIYRPLPFADAVINAKSINGHFEAAIVLECDSIQRTALQGLETQFLINIDHHISGRPFANINWIDPSACATAEMIYRLAQEAGVPICPNVATCLYTAVLTDTGAFCFVGTSERTFVLAQELVRAGADPARIAQNVYFSMPTSKMRLLGAALSGLHRDSDLAWMAVNREQMERCGARDEDCEGLVNYALGIEGVEVAVFFRELADRRWRVSLRSKGAVDVSNVASRFGGGGHFCASGCALEGPVSVAAERILAQLRLQRRTSGSDTKLSRIDEQT; this is translated from the coding sequence ATGGGAGACACGCTCAACGCGATTCTGCAGGAAATCGGACGGCGGAACCGCTTTGTCCTCACCTCCCATGCGCGTCCCGACGGTGACGCGATCGGCTCCGTGCTCGCTTGCTGCGAAATCCTTAAGCGCATGGGCAAGCAGGCTGAGGTCGTGCTCAACGGCGCCGTCCCGCACATCTATCGGCCGCTTCCGTTCGCCGACGCGGTCATCAACGCGAAGAGCATCAACGGCCACTTCGAAGCCGCCATTGTCCTGGAGTGCGACAGCATCCAGCGCACTGCCTTACAGGGTCTGGAGACGCAGTTCCTGATCAACATTGACCACCACATTAGCGGAAGGCCGTTCGCGAACATCAACTGGATCGATCCCAGCGCCTGCGCCACCGCCGAGATGATCTACCGGCTGGCCCAGGAAGCCGGAGTTCCCATCTGTCCCAACGTCGCCACTTGCCTGTACACCGCTGTGCTCACCGATACCGGCGCGTTTTGCTTCGTCGGCACCAGCGAGCGGACATTCGTGCTGGCCCAGGAACTGGTGCGCGCCGGCGCCGATCCGGCCCGCATCGCGCAAAACGTTTATTTTTCCATGCCGACATCGAAGATGCGCCTGCTCGGGGCCGCCCTTTCCGGTCTGCACCGCGATTCCGACCTGGCATGGATGGCGGTGAATCGTGAGCAGATGGAGCGTTGCGGCGCCCGCGACGAAGACTGCGAAGGGCTGGTGAACTACGCGCTTGGAATTGAGGGCGTCGAGGTGGCGGTCTTCTTTCGTGAGCTGGCCGACCGGCGATGGCGGGTCAGCCTGCGCAGCAAAGGCGCAGTGGATGTTTCCAACGTCGCTTCACGCTTTGGCGGCGGCGGGCACTTTTGCGCCAGCGGCTGTGCCCTCGAAGGCCCCGTCTCGGTTGCCGCCGAACGCATTCTGGCACAACTGCGGCTGCAACGGAGAACGAGCGGTTCAGACACTAAACTAAGTCGAATTGACGAACAGACCTGA
- a CDS encoding zinc dependent phospholipase C family protein, translating to MRKPLFRAVSVLFLLLAATGISNAYSVLTHEQIVDLVWLDHIRPMLLKRFPGANEEQLRRAHAHAYGGCLIQDMGYYPFGNKQFSDITHYVRSGDFIMYLLKDSQDIDEYAFALGALSHYVSDVWGHPAVNQAVAIRFPKLQRKYGSLVTYAEDPKEHIRTEFGFDVVQVAKNRYTSDAYHDFIGFEVAKPLLERAFVDTFGLELTDIFNNEDRTIGSYRRAVSKTIPTLTKAALVTRRQRMMQEDPTLSKKKFLYYLSRSQYERDWGGNYQHIGFGARLVAFFVKLLPKVWWLRAAKITDPTPETENLYLKSVGDTVEHMIAALKDAQAGKLHLENRDFDTGKPTTPGEYSLTDGAYAMLVHKLAARNFDHLTPDLRANILQFYGDLSAPLDTKRRPDDWKELLVNLQKLKTAEAGQNH from the coding sequence GTGCGTAAACCCCTTTTTCGCGCCGTGTCAGTATTGTTTCTGCTGCTGGCTGCGACTGGAATCAGCAATGCCTACTCCGTGCTCACCCACGAACAGATCGTGGACCTGGTGTGGCTGGACCATATCCGCCCCATGCTGCTCAAGCGTTTTCCGGGGGCGAACGAAGAACAGTTGCGGCGCGCGCACGCCCACGCCTACGGCGGCTGCCTCATCCAGGACATGGGCTACTATCCTTTCGGCAACAAGCAGTTCAGTGACATCACGCATTACGTCCGCAGCGGCGATTTCATCATGTACCTGCTCAAGGACTCGCAGGACATCGATGAGTACGCGTTTGCCCTGGGAGCGCTCAGCCATTACGTCTCCGACGTGTGGGGACATCCGGCGGTGAACCAGGCGGTCGCCATCCGCTTTCCCAAACTACAGCGAAAGTACGGTTCCCTGGTTACCTATGCCGAGGACCCCAAGGAGCACATCCGGACCGAGTTCGGCTTTGACGTGGTGCAGGTGGCGAAGAACCGTTATACCTCCGATGCTTATCACGATTTCATCGGCTTTGAAGTGGCAAAACCGCTGCTGGAGCGCGCGTTCGTCGATACGTTCGGCCTCGAACTGACCGACATCTTCAACAATGAGGACCGCACCATTGGCAGCTACCGGCGGGCGGTTAGCAAAACGATCCCGACTTTGACCAAGGCCGCCCTGGTGACGCGGCGACAGCGCATGATGCAGGAAGATCCGACTTTGTCGAAGAAGAAATTCTTGTACTACCTATCGCGCTCTCAGTACGAGCGTGACTGGGGCGGCAATTACCAGCACATCGGGTTCGGCGCGCGCCTGGTCGCGTTCTTTGTCAAGCTGCTGCCCAAAGTCTGGTGGCTCCGGGCGGCCAAGATCACCGATCCCACCCCGGAAACCGAGAACCTGTACCTGAAGAGCGTGGGTGACACCGTGGAGCACATGATCGCCGCTCTTAAGGATGCGCAAGCGGGCAAGCTGCACCTGGAAAATCGCGATTTCGACACTGGCAAGCCGACCACGCCGGGCGAGTACTCCCTTACCGATGGGGCATACGCGATGCTGGTGCACAAGCTCGCAGCGCGAAATTTTGACCATTTAACTCCGGACCTGCGGGCGAACATCCTCCAATTCTATGGTGACCTCAGTGCACCTCTGGACACGAAGCGGCGGCCTGATGATTGGAAGGAGCTGCTGGTGAATCTGCAGAAGCTAAAGACGGCGGAGGCGGGGCAGAACCACTAG
- a CDS encoding glycosyltransferase family 39 protein yields the protein MTSDAGGEHLTEAGVVAPGRSRGRAWSEVATLAGFCAYLFFYGLGSFGLVGADEPRYAQIAREMLARHDWITPMLNGVPWLEKPALYYWSAIFSFKLFGVSDWAARVPSAAFATAMVAVIYGYMRRFRDSALDAALIAASFAAVIGFGRGASTDMPLAATMTIGMLAWFAWWETGHRLWLAGFYAMIALGTLAKGPVAPALSGATIVLFAFLCGRSWPEHASETRATGFRLIAKTLWIPGVLLFFAIALPWYFAVQRTTHQFFQVFILQHNLERFGTNLYRHQQPYWYYLPVFLLGVLPWTVCVIAAIVNALRQLRRGAYPELVTTSAARDPGFHSTGRERAWRVFLLLWIAVPLAVFTISRSKLPGYILPSIPPSALLVADWLRARSQERASAWLLAAHSVICGLLLGGTLLAPYFIVRTHPPALAITIAGIAAAVIAFAMVLTLRWQVLRVLRFVTLVPVVLGLAFVLRLSAPLVDRTQSSRPVAEELARLGASGPQLAAFNITRETEYGLDFYRNQPVKRYERGEVPAADHLLIARSGSEPQLDAFLAGRRLSHVGSFAAQKLEIYWVSAGTVHHHHDE from the coding sequence ATGACCAGTGATGCAGGCGGCGAGCACCTCACCGAGGCGGGTGTCGTTGCTCCAGGACGCTCTCGAGGCCGTGCGTGGAGCGAAGTAGCGACGCTGGCAGGATTTTGCGCCTACCTTTTTTTCTACGGCTTGGGAAGCTTTGGGCTAGTCGGCGCCGACGAGCCGCGCTATGCCCAGATTGCACGCGAGATGCTCGCCCGCCACGACTGGATCACGCCCATGCTGAACGGCGTCCCGTGGCTGGAAAAGCCGGCGCTGTATTACTGGAGCGCCATCTTCTCCTTCAAACTTTTCGGGGTAAGCGACTGGGCGGCGCGCGTTCCTTCTGCCGCTTTCGCAACCGCAATGGTTGCGGTGATCTACGGATACATGCGGCGATTCCGGGATTCGGCACTCGATGCGGCGCTGATTGCGGCCTCGTTTGCAGCGGTAATCGGATTTGGCCGCGGGGCGTCTACCGACATGCCCTTGGCCGCGACCATGACAATCGGAATGCTGGCGTGGTTCGCCTGGTGGGAAACCGGGCACAGGCTTTGGCTGGCTGGTTTCTACGCGATGATCGCGCTGGGAACGCTGGCGAAAGGCCCAGTAGCGCCCGCGCTGTCAGGCGCAACCATCGTCCTTTTCGCGTTTCTGTGCGGCAGGTCGTGGCCCGAACACGCCTCGGAGACCCGCGCCACGGGTTTCCGGCTCATCGCGAAGACGCTGTGGATTCCCGGCGTGCTGCTGTTCTTCGCCATCGCATTGCCATGGTACTTCGCAGTGCAGCGGACGACGCACCAATTCTTCCAGGTATTCATTCTGCAACACAACCTGGAGCGCTTCGGGACCAACCTTTACCGCCACCAGCAGCCCTACTGGTATTACTTGCCGGTTTTTCTACTCGGCGTGTTGCCGTGGACGGTGTGCGTGATTGCGGCGATAGTAAACGCGCTGCGCCAGCTGCGTCGCGGCGCATATCCAGAGCTTGTCACGACGAGCGCAGCGAGGGATCCGGGGTTTCATTCCACCGGCCGCGAACGCGCCTGGCGCGTCTTCCTGCTGCTCTGGATTGCGGTTCCGCTCGCCGTGTTCACCATCTCGCGATCGAAGCTGCCGGGATACATTCTGCCGTCGATTCCCCCGAGCGCGCTGCTGGTGGCGGACTGGCTGAGGGCAAGGTCGCAGGAGCGCGCGTCTGCCTGGCTGCTGGCTGCGCACTCTGTGATCTGCGGGCTGCTGCTGGGCGGCACGTTGCTGGCGCCGTACTTCATCGTGCGGACGCATCCGCCGGCGCTGGCGATTACGATTGCCGGCATCGCGGCGGCCGTAATTGCGTTCGCCATGGTGCTGACGCTGCGTTGGCAAGTTTTGCGCGTCTTGCGCTTCGTGACCCTGGTTCCAGTGGTACTCGGGCTGGCATTCGTCCTGCGGTTGAGCGCGCCTCTCGTCGATCGAACACAATCGTCGCGACCAGTGGCCGAGGAATTGGCGCGCCTCGGTGCGAGCGGGCCGCAGCTCGCAGCCTTCAACATCACACGTGAGACGGAGTACGGGCTCGACTTCTACCGCAACCAGCCGGTGAAGCGTTATGAGCGCGGCGAGGTTCCAGCCGCCGACCACCTGCTGATTGCGCGCTCCGGCTCGGAGCCGCAACTGGACGCGTTTCTTGCGGGCCGCAGGCTATCGCACGTCGGCAGTTTCGCGGCGCAGAAGCTGGAAATCTACTGGGTTTCGGCAGGAACGGTGCATCATCATCATGACGAATGA
- a CDS encoding N-acetyltransferase, with protein MEILDLRHFSSADLRPLLDEEAKLWSKLLAWDYGSSTEMILRYIDARILPGYAALEKGRICGYSFFVYEGSKGVIGDLFVEGDNGRYSTPSEHPVETRLLAHVIETLQQSPGIHRIEAQLLMHPTGAVARPFQEDGFRRHPRLFMVLPVAANGKNGQGKPPAAPGGFEIRRWSEQDYQSAAAVITAAYRGHIDSEINDQYRTVAGSLRFLNNIVRFPGCGQFDAGSSFVAYHRASRTPVGLILCSRVKNDVGHITQVCVLPEHRGKGVGEALLAANLQDLKRRRFSMLSLTVTEANKSAVELYKRLGYHIERVFDAFVWEG; from the coding sequence GTGGAGATCCTCGACCTCAGGCACTTTTCGTCAGCCGACCTTCGTCCGCTGCTGGATGAAGAAGCGAAGCTGTGGTCCAAGCTGCTGGCGTGGGACTACGGCAGTTCGACGGAGATGATCCTGCGCTACATCGACGCGCGCATCCTGCCGGGTTACGCCGCGCTGGAGAAGGGACGCATCTGTGGGTATTCGTTCTTCGTCTACGAGGGCAGCAAGGGAGTGATCGGTGACTTGTTTGTCGAGGGTGACAACGGTCGCTATAGCACGCCCTCGGAGCATCCGGTGGAAACGCGGCTGCTGGCGCATGTGATCGAGACGCTGCAGCAGTCGCCGGGAATTCATCGCATCGAGGCGCAACTGCTGATGCATCCGACGGGCGCGGTAGCGCGGCCCTTTCAGGAAGACGGTTTCCGCCGCCACCCGCGATTGTTCATGGTATTGCCGGTGGCCGCCAACGGAAAGAACGGGCAGGGCAAGCCGCCGGCCGCGCCCGGAGGCTTCGAGATCCGGCGCTGGAGCGAGCAGGATTACCAGTCGGCCGCAGCCGTCATCACGGCAGCGTACCGCGGTCACATCGATTCGGAGATCAACGACCAATACCGCACCGTGGCCGGCTCGCTGCGCTTCCTGAACAACATCGTGCGCTTTCCCGGCTGCGGGCAGTTCGATGCCGGTTCGTCGTTTGTCGCGTATCATCGCGCATCGCGCACGCCGGTGGGTTTGATCCTGTGCTCGCGGGTGAAAAACGACGTGGGCCACATCACGCAGGTGTGTGTGTTGCCGGAACATCGCGGCAAGGGAGTGGGCGAGGCGCTGCTGGCGGCGAACCTGCAGGACCTGAAACGTCGCCGTTTTTCCATGCTCTCGCTGACGGTAACGGAGGCCAATAAATCGGCGGTGGAACTCTATAAGCGGCTGGGGTACCACATCGAACGGGTCTTTGACGCCTTTGTTTGGGAAGGATGA
- a CDS encoding DUF6677 family protein, translating to MAASKPDVERSGSVAEPNTVMAVVAPALGWLIPGAGHLLQKRWIRGLLLMVSVLAMFVIGLLMEGKLYAPNTGDILDVLGFIGDVGAGSLYIVSKGLDYGTGNIARATADYGTKYLIVAGLLNIISAVDAYHIAIGKKQ from the coding sequence ATGGCCGCCAGCAAACCCGATGTCGAGCGCTCCGGCTCCGTCGCCGAACCCAACACGGTGATGGCGGTGGTCGCGCCCGCACTCGGCTGGCTCATTCCGGGCGCCGGGCACCTGCTGCAAAAGCGCTGGATCCGCGGTCTGCTGCTGATGGTTTCGGTGCTCGCCATGTTCGTGATCGGCCTGCTGATGGAAGGCAAGCTCTACGCGCCGAACACGGGCGACATCCTCGACGTGCTAGGCTTCATCGGCGACGTCGGCGCCGGATCGCTCTACATCGTCAGCAAGGGACTCGATTACGGCACCGGCAACATCGCCCGCGCCACCGCCGATTACGGCACCAAGTACCTGATCGTAGCCGGGCTGCTCAACATCATCAGCGCGGTGGACGCTTACCACATCGCGATCGGGAAGAAGCAATGA
- a CDS encoding Xaa-Pro peptidase family protein yields MNLSAIQAALREQKIDAWLFYDHHHRDGIAYRVLGLPEHLMVTRRWYYVVPAQGEPRKLVHRIEAGHLDSLPGTKREYSGWQELFENLKSMLAPYRTIAMQYSPNNIVFTVSLVDAGTVELVRSFDKNIVSSADLVSRFEATFTDEQIESHFAAGKKVDAITAAAFQEIGRRVRNGGTNEFDIQKFFAEGFQREDLVTDDLPIVAVNSNASNPHYGPSAEHHSAIREGDLVLLDVWAKQNKPGAVYYDITWMGFVGKAASDKQREVFEVVKKARDAGVEKVKTAISAGQKIAGWEVDKATRDVIENAGYGRYFIHRTGHSIATEVHGNGANMDNLEIHDERQILPNTCFSVEPGIYLPDFGVRSEVNVMVRQGKADVTGKIQRELVII; encoded by the coding sequence ATGAACCTCTCCGCCATTCAGGCCGCCCTGCGCGAGCAGAAGATCGACGCGTGGCTCTTTTACGACCACCACCATCGCGACGGCATCGCGTATCGCGTCCTCGGCCTGCCCGAGCACCTGATGGTGACGCGCCGCTGGTATTACGTTGTGCCGGCCCAGGGCGAACCGCGCAAGCTGGTTCACCGCATTGAGGCCGGCCATCTCGATTCCCTGCCCGGCACCAAGCGCGAGTATTCCGGCTGGCAGGAACTGTTCGAAAACCTGAAGTCCATGCTGGCGCCGTACCGCACTATCGCCATGCAGTACTCGCCTAATAACATCGTGTTCACCGTCTCGCTCGTGGACGCCGGCACGGTGGAACTGGTGCGGAGCTTCGACAAGAACATTGTCAGCTCCGCCGACCTGGTCTCGCGCTTCGAAGCGACCTTCACCGACGAGCAGATCGAATCGCACTTTGCCGCCGGCAAGAAGGTCGACGCCATTACCGCCGCCGCCTTCCAGGAGATCGGGCGCCGCGTGCGCAACGGCGGCACCAACGAATTCGATATCCAGAAGTTCTTCGCGGAGGGTTTCCAGCGCGAGGATCTGGTGACCGACGACCTGCCCATCGTGGCCGTGAACTCCAACGCCAGCAATCCGCATTATGGTCCGTCGGCGGAGCATCATTCGGCGATTCGCGAAGGCGACCTTGTCCTGCTCGATGTCTGGGCCAAGCAGAACAAGCCCGGCGCTGTCTATTACGACATCACCTGGATGGGCTTTGTCGGCAAGGCAGCCTCGGACAAGCAGCGCGAGGTGTTCGAAGTGGTGAAGAAAGCGCGCGATGCCGGGGTCGAGAAGGTGAAGACGGCAATTTCCGCGGGGCAGAAAATTGCCGGATGGGAAGTGGACAAGGCGACGCGCGACGTGATTGAAAATGCCGGCTACGGGCGCTACTTCATCCATCGCACCGGCCACTCCATTGCCACCGAGGTCCACGGCAACGGCGCCAACATGGATAACCTGGAAATTCACGACGAGCGCCAGATCCTGCCCAACACCTGCTTTTCGGTGGAACCGGGAATTTATCTCCCCGATTTCGGCGTGCGCAGCGAAGTCAATGTGATGGTGCGCCAGGGCAAAGCCGACGTAACCGGCAAAATCCAGCGCGAGTTGGTGATCATCTGA
- a CDS encoding DNA alkylation repair protein encodes MAAHIRRVLVDGASAPHSEEVQRFFKEEVASRGWYTAELRRVAYRFHRVLLKEHGLDYLVSVADRLYRGRVLEEKVMAVMLLEKSVSDCGPRQFRLFDQWLDRVSSWAEHDALIHYLIGPMIANQPARARFVLQWARSRNRWRRRASAVALIRGARRRMFHQEIARLSEMLLEDEDDMVQKGLGWLLREYAKFDPAHAVKLLMKLRARSPRLVLRTACETLEPKIKAKVLAKGAAGP; translated from the coding sequence ATGGCTGCCCACATCCGCCGCGTGCTCGTGGACGGAGCTTCCGCGCCCCATTCCGAAGAGGTGCAACGATTCTTCAAGGAGGAGGTTGCCTCCCGTGGCTGGTACACCGCCGAGCTTCGCCGGGTCGCCTACCGCTTTCATCGCGTGCTCTTGAAGGAGCACGGGCTCGACTACCTGGTCTCCGTGGCCGACCGGCTGTATCGTGGACGCGTGCTGGAAGAAAAAGTCATGGCGGTGATGCTTTTGGAAAAGTCCGTGTCCGATTGCGGTCCACGACAGTTCCGCCTCTTCGATCAGTGGCTGGATCGTGTGTCCAGTTGGGCGGAACACGATGCGCTGATCCATTACTTGATCGGTCCCATGATCGCCAACCAGCCGGCGCGTGCCCGTTTCGTCTTGCAATGGGCGCGCTCGCGCAACCGTTGGCGGCGTCGCGCTTCCGCGGTCGCCCTCATCCGCGGCGCCCGCCGGCGCATGTTCCACCAGGAGATTGCCCGCCTTTCCGAAATGCTCCTCGAGGACGAGGATGACATGGTGCAGAAGGGGCTGGGCTGGCTGCTGCGCGAGTATGCCAAGTTCGACCCCGCTCATGCGGTCAAATTGCTGATGAAGCTGCGTGCACGTTCGCCCCGGCTTGTGCTGCGTACCGCCTGCGAGACGCTGGAACCGAAAATCAAAGCCAAGGTGCTGGCTAAAGGAGCAGCCGGCCCGTAA
- a CDS encoding Xaa-Pro peptidase family protein, with the protein MVSRREVMRLGAVAAGATLLPVEPRADETTTQPASIQALKSMKDQVRPITADERRLRIERARALMAANKLDAIFMIGGSSLVYFAGVSWWNSERLGALILPAKGEPLFVAPAFEEERLREQLSKGPFSGKTTDVRTWQEDEDPYRLVAQGLRDRGLSSGTLGMEERVTFVFSNGVAQAVPALKIVSATPVSAGCRMVKSAHELELMKVANQATWTVYRAVYQAMKPGMTQHDVGALIAAAYGRIGFRGDAFVQVGEYTALPHGSITPQVIGEGTPILIDGGCKVEGYESDITRTWVLGKATDKQKRVFEIVQRAQQAALAAAKPGLACEAVDAAARRLITGAGYGPEYKFFTHRLGHGIGLDGHEWPYLVRGNALPMVAGMSFSDEPGIYIRGEFGVRLEDDMHITENGAELFSTPSPSIERPFG; encoded by the coding sequence ATGGTTTCTCGCCGTGAAGTGATGAGATTGGGCGCTGTGGCCGCGGGCGCGACGTTGTTGCCGGTGGAGCCTCGGGCGGACGAGACAACAACCCAACCCGCATCCATACAGGCGCTGAAGTCGATGAAAGACCAGGTTCGTCCGATCACGGCCGACGAGCGCCGGCTGCGCATTGAGCGCGCGCGGGCGCTGATGGCTGCAAACAAGCTTGACGCCATCTTCATGATCGGAGGCAGCTCGCTGGTTTATTTCGCCGGCGTGAGCTGGTGGAACAGCGAGCGGCTGGGAGCTTTGATCCTGCCGGCGAAGGGCGAACCCTTGTTTGTCGCCCCGGCGTTTGAGGAAGAAAGACTGCGCGAACAGCTTTCCAAAGGACCGTTCTCCGGCAAAACGACCGACGTCCGGACATGGCAAGAGGACGAAGATCCGTATCGGCTGGTGGCGCAGGGGCTCAGGGATCGTGGTCTTTCCTCGGGTACGCTGGGCATGGAGGAGCGGGTCACGTTCGTGTTCAGCAACGGCGTGGCGCAGGCAGTTCCGGCGCTGAAGATCGTAAGCGCGACGCCGGTCAGCGCCGGTTGCCGGATGGTGAAATCGGCGCACGAGCTGGAGCTGATGAAGGTGGCCAACCAGGCGACCTGGACGGTGTACCGCGCCGTTTACCAGGCGATGAAGCCGGGAATGACGCAGCATGACGTCGGCGCGCTGATCGCGGCCGCCTACGGCAGGATTGGGTTTCGCGGAGATGCCTTCGTCCAGGTGGGCGAGTACACCGCGCTGCCGCATGGCTCGATCACGCCGCAGGTAATCGGGGAAGGCACGCCCATCCTCATCGACGGCGGATGCAAGGTAGAAGGATACGAATCGGACATCACCCGCACCTGGGTGCTCGGCAAAGCCACCGACAAGCAGAAACGCGTGTTCGAGATCGTGCAGCGCGCTCAGCAGGCGGCGCTCGCGGCAGCCAAACCCGGCCTGGCTTGCGAGGCCGTGGACGCGGCCGCGCGCAGGCTGATTACCGGCGCCGGTTATGGTCCCGAGTACAAGTTCTTCACCCACCGCCTGGGACACGGCATCGGCCTGGATGGCCATGAGTGGCCGTACCTGGTGCGCGGCAACGCTCTGCCGATGGTTGCCGGCATGTCGTTCAGCGACGAGCCCGGCATCTACATTCGCGGTGAATTCGGCGTGCGGCTGGAGGACGACATGCACATCACGGAAAACGGGGCGGAGCTGTTTTCCACGCCGAGTCCTTCGATCGAGCGACCCTTTGGATAG